GACGAACTTCGGGGGCGCTGTCGGGTGATCGTGACTATCGAAGAAAACAGCCTGGTCGGTGGTTTTGGATCATCGGTGGCCGACTATTTACTGGAAGCCGGTTATAGCGGCCGTTTTAAGGCGATGGGTATTCCGGATAAGTTTATCACGCACGGCGATCGCACTACTCTTTTACGTGCGATTGAATTGGACGCCAGAGGGATTGTCGATACGGTCAAGCGCCTGGCGGCATCCGTACCTTCGGATGAGGAAGAGAAACCGTCCTCAGTGCGGTTGCAACCGGAAGCGAAGACCAAAGGTGATGCTTATCATTCCGCCGTTCAGGATGAAAAGGGGCGAAGCTGACTATGAGAATTGGGGTAATTTCCAATATCAAGCGCGAAGGTTCGGATGATGCCATCCGGATCATTTTGGACTGGGCTCGAAGCACCGGGCACGAGATTGTCGCTTCCCCGGACCTCGAGCACATGCGTAGCGACGAGTTAGACATCGGTTCACTTCAACAAGTGACTGCCGATAGTGATATCGTGGTCTCGATGGGAGGCGACGGTACCTATCTGGCTTCGGTCCGCGCGGTGGGAGCTACCGGGACACCCTTGCTGGGGATTAATCTCGGTTCACTGGGATTTCTGACGCAGCTTACTCCCGAAGAACTTCCCGCGGCTCTCGATGCCATCACTCGGGGGCAGTACCGGGTGGAAGAGCGGATGATGCTGGAGGTTTCCACCGGAGGCAAGCATCGGCTCGAAAGCCCGTATGCCTTGAACGATGTGGTCGTAGACAATGGACCAATCAGCCGAATAATCGATATCGATCTGACGGTTAATGGGGAACCGATTGTGACCTATCGGGCCGATGGCCTGATTATCTCGACTCCGACCGGTTCAACCGCTTACTCGCTGGCGTGTGGCGGCCCGATTATGAATCCTTCGATGGATGGGATTATTTGTACGCCGATCTCTCCGTTCAGTCTCTCAGTGCGACCGATGATTTTTGCTGCGTCCGATGTGTTGCAAATGCGGGTGCGGTCGGAGCACGAAGTGGCTGGTTTAACTTTGGATGGACAAGTAATGGCGCCGCTGGTTGATACCGACGTGATTACGGTACGGCGAGCTTCGTTCCGCACTCGTTTCATTGTTTTCCCGGGGAATTCCTCTTTCTATAAAGTGCTCAAGAAGAAGCTGCACTGGGGTATAGTACCATCCGCACGCGGTGATGAAGATTGATCGACAGGCTTCTGTTAGTCAGAATTCACTTGCCAAAATAGAACTCGCCGAATAACTTGCGGCCTGCAAGCGGGAGTAACTCAATTGGTAGAGTCACGGCCTTCCAAGCCGTTGGTCGCGGGTTCGAACCCCGTCTCCCGCTTTTTTGTCTCTCGCCGGTTCTGTCTACTGTTTAAGTGCTGATCCGATAAGGGGATAGGTGCTCCCGGGATGGTTTTTCGGTGTTTTATGAAAATTCTGTGCGAAAAATGAACAGAATCGCTAATAAAGCCGGAGTAGACTGCCGATTTTCTTGTTAGGCCGGCTGCTGGGAACTTTTTTCATTTTTTTTGCCCTATATGAAGAAATCCCTTGACAGTATTTTCTGGCCCACTATATATGGGGTCTGCCTTGATTAGGCACAGGCTATTTTTGTGGCCGGTAAACAGTTAGAATAAGAAGAGAAGCCCAGATAGCTCAGTCGGTAGAGCACATCCTTGGTAAGGATGAGGTCACCAGTTCAATCCTGGTTCTGGGCTTTTTAGACCATAACGGAGGAAGTCGAAGGCTATGGCGAAGGAGAAGTTTGAGCGGACCAAGCCGCACGTGAACGTAGGTACGATTGGTCACGTAGATCATGGCAAGACGACGTTGACGGCGGCGATGACGATGGTATTGGCCCGGAAGAACAAGACGGCCGTACGCTCGTTTGATTCGATTGACAACGCCCCCGAGGAGCGCGAGCGGGGAATCACGATCGCGACCGCGCACGTGGAGTATGAGTCAGACAAACGACACTATGCGCACGTGGATTGTCCGGGACACGCGGACTATGTGAAGAACATGATCACGGGAGCGGCCCAGATGGACGGAGCGATTCTGGTGGTAAGCGCCGCCGACGGTCCGATGCCGCAGACGCGTGAGCACATCTTGTTGGCTCGCCAGGTCGGTGTTCCGTACATCGTGGTGTACATGAACAAGGTGGACCAGGTTGACGATCCGGAGTTGCTAGATTTGGTGGAGTTGGAGGTTCGCGATCTTCTTTCGAGCTATCAGTTTCCGGGAGATGATATTCCGGTGATCCGAGGTTCGGCGTTGGAAGCGATGACGGCCGGAGCGGATCTCTCGAAGAGTCTTGATGATCCGGCGTTCAAGTCGATCTTTGAGTTGATCGAGGCGTTGGATAGTTACATTCCTGAGCCCAAGCGCGACAAGGACAAGCCGTTTTTGATGCCGGTCGAGGACGTGTTTTCGATCACGGGTCGCGGAACGGTAGCGACGGGTCGTATTGAGCGTGGCCAGGTGAAGATGGGTGAGACTTTGGAGATCATCGGCATTCGCGACACGCGCAAGACGGTGTGTACGGGTGTCGAGATGTTCAAGAAGATTCTCGATTACGGCGAGGCTGGTGACAACGTAGGTTTGTTGCTTCGCGGTATCGACAAGGACGAGATCGAGCGTGGAATGGTTCTGGCACAGCCTGGTTCGATAACTCCTCACACGAAGTTCCGTGCTGAGGTGTACGTATTGAGCAAGGACGAGGGTGGTCGTCACACGCCGTTCTTTACGGGATATCGTCCTCAGTTTTATTTTCGTACGACGGACGTGACGGGTGTCGCGACGCTTCAGGAAGGCGTCGAGATGGTCATGCCTGGAGACAACGTGACAATAGATGTGGAGTTGATCACGCCGATCGCGATGGAGAAAGAGCTTCGTTTCGCGATTCGTGAAGGCGGCCGAACGGTCGGCGCCGGGGTCATCGCCGAGATTTTTGAATAAAAACGCAAATGTAAACGCGGGTTAGCAATCGATGCCGAGAGAACGTGTCATACTAGCTTGTGGTGAGTGCAAACGTCGTAACTACGTTACGATGAAGAATAAACGGTTGCACCCGGAGCGTGTAGAGTATCGCAAGTATTGCAGTCATTGCAATAAACATACTGTACACAAAGAAGCTAGATAATAAAAATCACAGGCCAGTAGCTCCAACTGGTAGAGCGCCGGTCTCCAAAACCGGATGCTGGGGGTTCGAATCCCTCCTGGCCTGCATTGATCATAAGTAGGTTATTTTGGAGAAGATCAAAAAATACCTCAGAGAGGTTGTCGCGGAGCTTCGTAAGGTCACCTGGCCGACGAAAGATGAGTTGATCGGTTCCACGATCGTTACGATCGTAGTGTCGTTCATCGTGGCGATCTTCATCGGTATCGTCGATCGCATTCTCTCGTGGGGAATCACGACGATTTTCGGCGGGGGTCTTGGAGGGTAAGTTACAGATGGCGCTTCGCTGGTATGCGGTTCACACCTATTCGGGTCATGAACACAAGGCCAAGCGATATCTCGAGTCGGCAATAGTAAATGCCGGTCTGGAGGATAAGTTTGGCGACGTGTTGGTGCCGACCGAAGAGGTCACGGAGATGAGGCAGGGGAAACGGTCGACGACGACCAAGAAGTTTCTTCCCAGCTACATCCTGGTCCAAATGGAATTGGACAAAGTCACACAGGAGTTAGTGGTGTCGACACCCGGTATTACCAATTTTGTCGGTGGCGCCGGTAAGCCGATCCCGCTCAAAAACCAGGAGGTTGAGCGGATTGTCGGCCAGATCGACAAGAGCCGTACCGAAGAACCTACTGATATTCCGTTCCAGGCGGGTGATTCCGTCAAGGTCTGTGACGGACCTTTCGCTGACTTCACCGGGACTGTTAGCGAAGTCAATATGGAACGACGGAAGGTGAAAGTAATGGTTTCCATCTTTGGTCGCCCCACTCCAGTGGAGTTGGATTTCCTGCAGGTGGAAATAGCCAAAAAATAGAAAAAGACTCATTCTGGAGCAGATAGACAAGTGGCTAAGAAAATCGAAGGGTACATCAAACTGCAGATTCCGGCCGGAGCGGCCAATCCGGCTCCCCCGGTGGGCCCGGCGCTCGGTCAGCGCGGCGTCAATATCATGGAGTTCTGCAAGGCGTTCAACGAGCGGACCAAAGAAGGTAAAGGTCTGTTAACGCCGGTGATCATAACCGTCTACCATGACAAATCGTTCTCCTTCATAACCAAAACCCCGCCCGCGTCGACACTTCTGTTGAAGGCGGCCAAGCTCAAGAAGGGTTCCGGGGTTCCCAATAAAGATAAGGTGGGCAGAGTCACGGCTGACCAGGTGCGCGAGATCGCAGAGGCTAAAATGGCCGATTTGAACGCTGCCGATGTCGAGGCGGCGATGCGAATCATCGAAGGTACCGCGCGCTCGATGGGTATCGAAGTGACTCGTTAGGAAAGATATCCGTAACCAGCCGGATTGTCCGGCTCAAACATTCGTCCGTACCCGGGGCAAGCATGGTTGCGCCCGGGGAGAATAGGAGACCATGAAGAGATCAAAAAACTACAAAGCGTATCGCGAGAAAATCGACCGCACCAAAGCCTACTCGCTTTCCGATGCAGTACATCTGCTGAAGGAAAACCATTACGTCAAGTTTGACGAATCGGTCGAAGTCGCTCTGCGTCTTGGCGTAAATCCCAAACATGCCGATCAAATGGTCCGTGGTACGGTGGCCTTGCCTCATGGTACCGGATCATCGGTTCGTGTTCTGGTTTTTGCCCAGGGCGAGAAGGCGACTGAAGCTGAATCCTCGGGCGCCGATTTCGTCGGTGGTGAGGAACTGGCCGAGAAGATTTTGGGCGGTTGGACAGACTTTGATGTCGCCGTAGCGACGCCGGACATGATGAAGGTGTGCGGTAAGCTCGGTAAGGTTCTCGGACCGCGTGGCCTTATGCCCAACCCGAAGACGGGCACGGTGACGATGGATATCGAGAAGACGATCAAAGAGTTAAAGGCGGGACGCATCGAGTTCCGAGTGGACAAGCAAGCCAACATCGCCTCGGCGGTGGGTAAGCTGTCGTTCGATGTTCAGAAGATAGAAGAAAACGTGCTGGCGTTTTTGGATGCCATCATGCGCGCCAAACCGGCTGCAGCCAAAGGCGCCTATCTTTTGGGAGCATCCATTTGTTCCTCGATGAGTCCGGGCTTGAAATTGGACCACGCCGAGATGGTCGCGAGCCTGAAGCGGTAGCCAGAGAGGAAGTTTGAGATGCCCAGACAGGATAAAATAGATGCCGTAGCGAAATACGGCGAGCTGTTTAAGGAATCCAACGCCTTCTTCGTTACCGATTACCAGGGGCTCAACGTGGCGGATATAACCGCTCTGCGTAAGAAATTGCGCGAGTCCAACGTTCGTTTCCTGATCGGTAAGAATACCCTTTTCAGCATCGCTGCCCGCGAAGCGAATATCGAAGGGTTGGATCAATATCTCGAGGGACCGACGGCAATAGCCTTTACATCCGAAGATCCGGCAGTGGCCGCGAAGATCCTGAATGAATCATTCAAGGATAAGGAACTGCCGAAAATGCGGGTGTTCTCACTGGAAGAGGAACTTCACGCCGGTAAAGAGATCGGTCGATTGGCCGACCTGCCGTCGAAGGAAATCCTCTATGCCCAGTTGGCGGCAGCCGTTGGTGCGCCGCTTACGAATTTGGCCGGAGCTTTGTCCGGGTTATTCCGTAAGTTGACGGGTGTGCTGATGTCCCTTGAGGAACAGAAGAAGAATGAGGGCTAACTGCCCGCAGAAGTTAGTCCTAGTTTGCGGTCCGGCAAGCCGGGACAATAAGAACTAGTTTAGACAAAAAAACATAACAATAACTAGCGAGGTTACGAAAGTGGCGAACGCAGCAATAGAAGAAATCGTTGACAAAATTGCGGCTCTGAGCGCAATGGATGTGGCCGATCTGATCAAGGCCATTGAAGACAAGTTTGGCGTAACCGCCGCCGCTCCGATGGCGGCCGTGGCTATCGCGGCTCCAGGCGCCGGCGCTGCCGAAGCCGAAGAGCAGACCGAATTCGACGTCGTGCTCACCGCGGTTGGCGACAAGAAGATCCAGGTTATCAAGGTTGTCCGTGAGGTTACCAGTCTGGGTCTGAAGGAAGCCAAGGACCTGGTGGAAGCCGCTCCGACGAAGGTTAAAGAAGCTCTGTCTAAGGACGAGGCCGAGAAAGTCAAGGCCAAGCTCGAAGAAGTCGGCGCTCAGGTAGATATTAAGTAACTACTGCAATAGGATCATCGGCCGGGAGCTTTGCCGCTCCCGGCCCGGTTTTTCGGGAGTATATCACTATTTTTAGGTTCCCATTCTTGTTTCCGGTTGGTTGATTGACTGCAATAGTGGCTCCCCAGATTGAGTTCGGGGAGAAGAAGTTATTTATGACAGAATCATCCAAGCCTTTGGATTATATACGAGTTCTTATCTGGTCCCCCGACGCTAGACGTGCGTTCGGGAGGCTTCATCTCTGTTTAGGAGGGTGATGCTTTGGCCCGTTCAGGAGTATTGACACGGAAAAGTTACGGTGTGCTGGCGGACGCCACTGATATGCCCAACCTGTTGGACGTTCAGACCCAGTCATACGAAGAATTTCTACAAGCCGAAATACCTCCGGACAAAAGGGAAAACAGAGGTCTCGAGCAGATCTTCAGAGAGATTTTCCCGGTTAACGATGTTCACGAGAATTACTCGCTGGAATACGTCAGTTACCATCTGGGACCGACGCGTTATTCGATCGAGGAATGCCGTGAACGCAATATGAGCTTTGCCGCTCCGCTCAAGGTTACGATGCGTTTGATCGTTCGTGACGCCGAGAAGGAAGACAAGGAAGTCAAGGATGTAATCGAGCAGGATGTTTATCTCGGCGAGCTGCCCCTTATCACTGAATGGGGGACTTTTATCATCAACGGCTCGGAGCGCGTGGTTGTCAGTCAGTTGCACCGTAGTCCCGGTGTCTTTTTCGACCAGACAACTCACCCTAACGGTAAAGAGTTGTATTCTGCACGCATTATCCCGTACCGTGGAAGCTGGGTCGAATTCGCCATGGATATCAACGATATCATGTTCGCTTATATCGACTCCAAACGGAAGCTCCCGGTTACCATGCTTCTTAGAGCGATCGGTTTCTCCAGCGATGAGGATATCGTAAGCGAATTTTACAAAGTGTCCCGGCTCGTTTTCAAGGGCAAGTCGCATGAAGAGTACGAGGGATGTTTCCTGGCCGAGACGATCGTTGACAAAGAAACCGGTGAAGTGGTCTTCGGTGTCGGCGAACCGCTGACGGAAACAGTCGTAGACAAACTGCAGGGAATGGGGTACAAACAGTGCCAGATGATTTCTTCCACGGAACGTCGTGAAACGTTTGTTATTCTGAATACCCTCAGGAAGGATCCGACCAAGAGCCGTGAAGAAGCTCTGGTAAAAATATACTCACTGCTTCGTCCGGGTGAGCCGCCCACGCTGGAAATGGCCGAGTCACTGCTGGAGAAGTTCTTTTTCTCCAACAAGCGCTATGATCTCGGTGAAGTCGGTCGCTACATGATCAACCAGCGGATGGGACTCAATATCCCGCTTGAATCCACGACCCTGGTCAATGATGATTTTCTTGCGATTATCCGCTACCTGATCGGTTTGTGTAATGACTCCGGTTTCACCGATGATATCGATCATCTGGGCAATCGCCGGGCGCGAACGGTTGGGGAGCTGCTGTCGAATTTATTCTCAGTAGGTCTTTCCCGCGTGGCTCGAACTATCCGCGAGCGGCTTTCGCTCAAAGATCAGGAAAACGTAACCCCGCAGTTGCTGGTCAACGCCCGTACCGTTTCATCCGTAATCGAGACATTCTTTGGATCCTCGCAGCTCTCGCAGTTCATGGACCAGACCAATCCGCTGTCTGAGTTGACGCATAAACGTCGTTTGTCCGCTCTCGGTCCGGGTGGTTTGACGCGTGAACGAGCCGGCTTTGAGGTCCGTGACGTACACCACACGCATTATGGCCGTCTTTGTCCGATTGAGACTCCGGAAGGTCCGAACATCGGTCTGATTACCTCGTTGGCTACCTTTGCCCGTATCAACCGTTACGGTTTTCTCGAAACACCGTATCGTCGCGTGGAAAATGGCGAAGTCACGAATGATATTCATTATCTGTCGGCGGACGAGGAAGATCGGCATTACATAGCCAATTGCGAAGAGCCGCTTGACGAGACCAATCATTTCGTCCATAAGCGTATCTTCGTACGCCGTCGTTCGGAATATCCGGCGGTTTCACCCGATGAAATCGAATACATGGACGTGTCGCCGAGGCAGATCGTCTCGGTGGCGGCGGCGTTGATTCCGTTCCTCGAACACGACGACGCCAACCGCGCTCTCATGGGTTCGAACATGCAACGCCAGGCAGTACCGCTTCTGCGCACCGATGCTCCGGTCGTGGGAACCGGTATTGAAGCCAAGGTGGCGGCGGATGCCGGAGCGGTGATTCGTTCGAAGCATGCCGGAGAGGTTGTGTTCGTTGACAGCACCCGAGTCGTCATCAGGCCGCAGTCGAAGACGCGAGTCGGTCAGTTGGGATATATCGAAGATGTCGAATATCACCTGACGAAGTACCGCCGTTCCAACCAGGACACCTGTATCAATTATCGTCCGACAGTCGGACCCGGTGTCGAGGTGAAGGTGGGGGATATCATCGCCGACGGCCCGGCCGTTGATCGCGGTGAACTGGCCCTCGGGCATAACACGCTGGTGGCTTTCATGCCCTGGCGCGGTTATAACTTCGAGGATGCGATTATTCTTTCCGAGCGTCTCGTACGCGAGGATATTTTCACTTCGATTCATATCGAGGAATACGAACTGCAAGTCCGCGATACCAAACGCGGCGCGGAAGAAGTAACCCGTGAAATTCCCAACGTATCGGAAGAAGCGCTGCTGAATCTGGACGAACGGGGAATAATACGTATCGGCGCCGAAGTCGAAGCGGGCGACATTCTCGTCGGCAAGGTTACGCCTAAAGGTGAAACCGAGCTGTCTCCGGAGGAGCGTTTGCTCCGAGCTATTTTCGGGGAGAAAGCGGGTGATGTCCGTGATGCCAGTTTGAAGGCGCCGCCCGGTATGAAGGGCGTTGTTATCAAGACACAGGTCTTCAGTCGTAAAGAGCGCACCGAAGAAGCCAAGAAGCTGGAGAAGCAGCAAGTTGCGGAGATCAAGAAGGATTTCAACTTGAAGATCCACAACATCGAGAAGCTGCGAGCGCAACGTATCGGTGAATTGCTGGACGACCAGAGTTCGCAGACGGTTCGTTCGGCTGCCGACAATGCGGTTTTAATCCGTGCCGGTCATAAATTCCAGGCTGACTTCTTTGCCGATTACGATTTTGCCAACGCCGTCGCGCCGGAAGGCTATTGCAAGGACGCCACGATCAACAAGCACGTTGAGAACGTGCTGGAAGAAGCGGCGAACCTGATCGAGAAGAAACGCGAAGAGATGGAAGTCGAGATCGACAAAGTGGTACGCGGTGCGGAACTCCCGCCGGGTGTCAAGCAGTTGGTCAAGGTGACTATCGCTATTCGCCGTAAGATCTCGGTCGGCGATAAGATGGCCGGTCGCCACGGTAACAAGGGTGTCGTTTCACGCATTGTGCCGATCGAAGACATGCCGTACCAGGCTGATGGTATCCCGGTGGATATTATTCTCAATCCGCTTGGCGTCCCGTCCCGTATGAATGTCGGCCAGATTCTGGAGACGCACCTGGGCTGGGCGGCCATGGCTCTCGGTGAGCATGTCGCAACACCGGTGTTCGAGGGAGCCTCGATCGAACAGATCAAGGAAAAACTCGCTTCAGCCGGGTTGCCTGAAGATGGAAAACTCACTCTGTATGACGGTCTCACCGGAAATGCCTTCGATAACCGGATCACCGTCGGATATATATACATTCTCAAACTGTCGCACCTGGTGGATGATAAGATCCACGCCAGGTCGATAGGACCCTATTCGCTGGTTACCCAGCAGCCGTTGGGCGGTAAAGCCCAGTTCGGCGGCCAGCGATTCGGTGAAATGGAGGTCTGGGCGCTCGAGGCTTACGGCGCTGCCTACGCTCTGCAGGAAATGCTGACGGTCAAGTCGGACGACGTGACCGGCCGCAGCCGGGTGTATGAAGCGATCGTCAAGGGCGAAAATCCACCGGAACCGGGTTATCCGGAAGCGTTCAACGTTCTCATTAAGGAACTGCAGGCGCTTGGTTTGGATGTGAAGCTCCTGGAGGAGTAATTAGGGTCAGGCAAAGAGGTCTGCTTTGGGCAGACTGTGGACAATAGAGGAGTTAGTGCCATGGTAGATATTTTGGATCAAAAACCGGCGCCGAAGAAGCCGTCTGAGTTCGCGGCCATACAGGTTCAGATGGCGTCGCCGGATGTAATCCTGTCGTGGTCTTACGGCGAAGTAACCAAGCCGGAGACTATCAACTACCGTTCTTTCAAACCGGAACGCGATGGGCTCTTCTGTGAGCGCATTTTCGGTCCGGTTAAAGACTGGGAATGTAACTGCGGCAAGTACAAACGCATTCGTTTCCGGGGAATCGTTTGTGATCGCT
This is a stretch of genomic DNA from Candidatus Zixiibacteriota bacterium. It encodes these proteins:
- a CDS encoding NAD(+)/NADH kinase, producing the protein MRIGVISNIKREGSDDAIRIILDWARSTGHEIVASPDLEHMRSDELDIGSLQQVTADSDIVVSMGGDGTYLASVRAVGATGTPLLGINLGSLGFLTQLTPEELPAALDAITRGQYRVEERMMLEVSTGGKHRLESPYALNDVVVDNGPISRIIDIDLTVNGEPIVTYRADGLIISTPTGSTAYSLACGGPIMNPSMDGIICTPISPFSLSVRPMIFAASDVLQMRVRSEHEVAGLTLDGQVMAPLVDTDVITVRRASFRTRFIVFPGNSSFYKVLKKKLHWGIVPSARGDED
- the tuf gene encoding elongation factor Tu, yielding MAKEKFERTKPHVNVGTIGHVDHGKTTLTAAMTMVLARKNKTAVRSFDSIDNAPEERERGITIATAHVEYESDKRHYAHVDCPGHADYVKNMITGAAQMDGAILVVSAADGPMPQTREHILLARQVGVPYIVVYMNKVDQVDDPELLDLVELEVRDLLSSYQFPGDDIPVIRGSALEAMTAGADLSKSLDDPAFKSIFELIEALDSYIPEPKRDKDKPFLMPVEDVFSITGRGTVATGRIERGQVKMGETLEIIGIRDTRKTVCTGVEMFKKILDYGEAGDNVGLLLRGIDKDEIERGMVLAQPGSITPHTKFRAEVYVLSKDEGGRHTPFFTGYRPQFYFRTTDVTGVATLQEGVEMVMPGDNVTIDVELITPIAMEKELRFAIREGGRTVGAGVIAEIFE
- the rpmG gene encoding 50S ribosomal protein L33 translates to MPRERVILACGECKRRNYVTMKNKRLHPERVEYRKYCSHCNKHTVHKEAR
- the secE gene encoding preprotein translocase subunit SecE; this encodes MEKIKKYLREVVAELRKVTWPTKDELIGSTIVTIVVSFIVAIFIGIVDRILSWGITTIFGGGLGG
- the nusG gene encoding transcription termination/antitermination protein NusG: MALRWYAVHTYSGHEHKAKRYLESAIVNAGLEDKFGDVLVPTEEVTEMRQGKRSTTTKKFLPSYILVQMELDKVTQELVVSTPGITNFVGGAGKPIPLKNQEVERIVGQIDKSRTEEPTDIPFQAGDSVKVCDGPFADFTGTVSEVNMERRKVKVMVSIFGRPTPVELDFLQVEIAKK
- the rplK gene encoding 50S ribosomal protein L11, giving the protein MAKKIEGYIKLQIPAGAANPAPPVGPALGQRGVNIMEFCKAFNERTKEGKGLLTPVIITVYHDKSFSFITKTPPASTLLLKAAKLKKGSGVPNKDKVGRVTADQVREIAEAKMADLNAADVEAAMRIIEGTARSMGIEVTR
- the rplA gene encoding 50S ribosomal protein L1, with product MKRSKNYKAYREKIDRTKAYSLSDAVHLLKENHYVKFDESVEVALRLGVNPKHADQMVRGTVALPHGTGSSVRVLVFAQGEKATEAESSGADFVGGEELAEKILGGWTDFDVAVATPDMMKVCGKLGKVLGPRGLMPNPKTGTVTMDIEKTIKELKAGRIEFRVDKQANIASAVGKLSFDVQKIEENVLAFLDAIMRAKPAAAKGAYLLGASICSSMSPGLKLDHAEMVASLKR
- the rplJ gene encoding 50S ribosomal protein L10 gives rise to the protein MPRQDKIDAVAKYGELFKESNAFFVTDYQGLNVADITALRKKLRESNVRFLIGKNTLFSIAAREANIEGLDQYLEGPTAIAFTSEDPAVAAKILNESFKDKELPKMRVFSLEEELHAGKEIGRLADLPSKEILYAQLAAAVGAPLTNLAGALSGLFRKLTGVLMSLEEQKKNEG
- the rplL gene encoding 50S ribosomal protein L7/L12, which encodes MANAAIEEIVDKIAALSAMDVADLIKAIEDKFGVTAAAPMAAVAIAAPGAGAAEAEEQTEFDVVLTAVGDKKIQVIKVVREVTSLGLKEAKDLVEAAPTKVKEALSKDEAEKVKAKLEEVGAQVDIK
- the rpoB gene encoding DNA-directed RNA polymerase subunit beta, translated to MTRKSYGVLADATDMPNLLDVQTQSYEEFLQAEIPPDKRENRGLEQIFREIFPVNDVHENYSLEYVSYHLGPTRYSIEECRERNMSFAAPLKVTMRLIVRDAEKEDKEVKDVIEQDVYLGELPLITEWGTFIINGSERVVVSQLHRSPGVFFDQTTHPNGKELYSARIIPYRGSWVEFAMDINDIMFAYIDSKRKLPVTMLLRAIGFSSDEDIVSEFYKVSRLVFKGKSHEEYEGCFLAETIVDKETGEVVFGVGEPLTETVVDKLQGMGYKQCQMISSTERRETFVILNTLRKDPTKSREEALVKIYSLLRPGEPPTLEMAESLLEKFFFSNKRYDLGEVGRYMINQRMGLNIPLESTTLVNDDFLAIIRYLIGLCNDSGFTDDIDHLGNRRARTVGELLSNLFSVGLSRVARTIRERLSLKDQENVTPQLLVNARTVSSVIETFFGSSQLSQFMDQTNPLSELTHKRRLSALGPGGLTRERAGFEVRDVHHTHYGRLCPIETPEGPNIGLITSLATFARINRYGFLETPYRRVENGEVTNDIHYLSADEEDRHYIANCEEPLDETNHFVHKRIFVRRRSEYPAVSPDEIEYMDVSPRQIVSVAAALIPFLEHDDANRALMGSNMQRQAVPLLRTDAPVVGTGIEAKVAADAGAVIRSKHAGEVVFVDSTRVVIRPQSKTRVGQLGYIEDVEYHLTKYRRSNQDTCINYRPTVGPGVEVKVGDIIADGPAVDRGELALGHNTLVAFMPWRGYNFEDAIILSERLVREDIFTSIHIEEYELQVRDTKRGAEEVTREIPNVSEEALLNLDERGIIRIGAEVEAGDILVGKVTPKGETELSPEERLLRAIFGEKAGDVRDASLKAPPGMKGVVIKTQVFSRKERTEEAKKLEKQQVAEIKKDFNLKIHNIEKLRAQRIGELLDDQSSQTVRSAADNAVLIRAGHKFQADFFADYDFANAVAPEGYCKDATINKHVENVLEEAANLIEKKREEMEVEIDKVVRGAELPPGVKQLVKVTIAIRRKISVGDKMAGRHGNKGVVSRIVPIEDMPYQADGIPVDIILNPLGVPSRMNVGQILETHLGWAAMALGEHVATPVFEGASIEQIKEKLASAGLPEDGKLTLYDGLTGNAFDNRITVGYIYILKLSHLVDDKIHARSIGPYSLVTQQPLGGKAQFGGQRFGEMEVWALEAYGAAYALQEMLTVKSDDVTGRSRVYEAIVKGENPPEPGYPEAFNVLIKELQALGLDVKLLEE